From one Branchiostoma floridae strain S238N-H82 chromosome 3, Bfl_VNyyK, whole genome shotgun sequence genomic stretch:
- the LOC118411910 gene encoding uncharacterized protein LOC118411910 isoform X1, producing MYTVEDKLDVSASSSSSSAGIGPTLSVARPSPAQSNTDVSKYAEELIKDPTVLRSATSISKMFKGGSKNNVTTIFAKNLIESATSDLQIEIESCSSMSSGSCESGVDMMDSVLNITGLIQAEKTRIKGECSREDLGLLSQITKFKPISRETTETHQRGSTHELVHRRDSKGAATEHLHKSQSITTMADVRQGKIRTASGKTLRIRCSKTNEILRQKMIYNARQELAPPKKKKFKTIAKAVAWTVRNRLAFMKGDAPKTKEQEDEEKIQKLAKIFTTNVIKGAVKKYELEERQEAIRQERRRRANRRKFTTTPNFFGELEDFPDPRPWVKKFDKNHNPNNKALTYWVREIQRQEKEHELGPPPPGLDLPCSNLSLRHSKHSDLKLACHAETEEDEPTFSGRKNSSIYFAGITKIGDSDDPQVHEEDKLGMAVGGAPAEKEAPGASLTPKPLLKPSEKTDSPQTGNASKPDYLGGKSGGSNVTREAKGAGMTGLFPANNVPSGKKSPQSGGILKVKDDKKKGVMSSVQKDQGSEMSPALTNETRTQARKSSSLDADALGSSTVDEPVPIWTKAPKEKKSWTTQDKPRDMTDPRVDAPYMLRSLTEVRPDKSVEGMEEPPPAPRSSECLIKGMEGLASASGSSGGTPETEPAQTKRGARVRSTAVADSVVSYGAEARVKIAVQKITVSVTEGLMANNRSLRILNRAVSIINPVVVATEAELFNPTLLGELVHQVNQTYSTMEAATLGLTMFFVEILSGVLARAANLMPLIGATEEGGLPVLPSNAPVDRTDTAASTGNRLLAIRVSPPPSVSGMDDQNATDAQPRSERQTTKLSKGRYPVREQSPGIKNMMPTASMPRKASIPCMKRDPLRPHTAAESGKSEKPGSKQGAKVESDKKRSPPKSQKSDGHEEPEGTIWKVPDRRRRSSLHPEVVEDLKNTLQHRGEDRQEKKQTLHFNSQSSAMSQKSTVTKYGKGKKKDTTSLESSQAVRKTALAFTPPPPPPPLPGCLPGGSAPAQATPVVYTTQTAEVGQRATVSSREQDGTEISTETATMATMVEAQFAAPPAAPPLPPPDYYLSGGDKSDDKTPKAQALLQEAAMVYVPPQFLARFQSKEFRHVEFHPSPRSSVTSSVAGSDVGSVRSSRATSPTGTPRSSSPVGRDHTSQGVQSTALASALRDVAESRDTAHGMMQTQRDSLAFRLQSQATQLKHSTTVRRKTSTGETEDTAEASYMVATVQTNRIPSPPPLPSFGLGLLSAHPVSAMPPLSPVTLGQVLHNAIGRRDHAVPGHMQSGSPGNDSLSFRLQSQATKLKHSTTVRRKTSTGETEDTAEASQVVAAVQAEHIPTPSLPAFGLGAHAQITPPAELAIPGSVPTMGLLSHRPTAPGLPMPQLGGLTGPSLSGGTAMHHTSTSAKVTQKTSVKKGDETVENVAEASQAMATTEVAQIPPPPPLPTPEQLRRPSLPRATPHLMVHGAGFGRVPSPPTLPPMDLLMAGISGGFGRVPSPPALPPMDLLMAGISGGFGRVPSPPALPPMELLMAGISGGFGRPQPNMALQLAGPSVLTVPHPSLLSHGHGQGGGTFMRSTTASNKMTHKTKVTKGDETVENVAEASNTVGTMEVGHIPEPPPLPTPEQLRRPSLPPAAPQLNMPLQMAGPSALATPKYPPSLMSPGQGHGGGTFMRSTTASNKMTHKTKVTKGDEMVENVAEASETVGTKEFGHIPEPPPLPTPEQLRRPSLPQATPNLMMNGAGFGRVPSPPALPPMDLLMAGISGGFGRVPSPPALPPMELLMAGISGGFGRVPSPPALPPMELLMAGISGGFGRPQPNMALQLAGPSALSVPQPSLLSHGHGQGGGTFMRSTTASNKMTHKTKVTKGNETVENVAEASNTVGTMEVGHIPEPPPLPTPEQLRRPSLPPAAPQLNMALQMAGPSALATPQYPPSLMCPGQGQGGGAFMRSTTASNKMTHKTKVTKGDESVEDVAEASETVGTMEFGHIPEPPPLPTPEQLRRPSLSRATPHLMMHGAGFELVPSPPALPPMELLMAGITDISGRVPSPPALPTMEFLMSEIRYTSRQVPNPPALPTMEFLMSGISGFPERDASQASPRPLLDLVGSGAMQPVPDPNRQYTVMSMYAAQESTLSQKRTVTHRDEGTEHSTAEEFSIGTKAAVLHTNIPEPPLLPRLTEYFVQKPYDHPQDTFKHQITQTVDRFFRRRELSIKLHQDKEDVTDFLLGLEEDKSQISPEKLEEVRAEANEELAIINTSISELLMTTSLMNVVEDSGSQCSEESLEPGVVVSADDYQTATEWIKSDSKLTINLERPFLHELQGAEQHQLSLCNHTDHGESAWYQCDNNYQVVHGEDTPCCMIDHAHHWTYEPTRFKCGSCNEPLLIKYHIETDSEDDDEKDEGHKKVPVPICNTKKHGHEHTWTYRAIRMTCKQCHVTMVMKMHLESDDEDKVPVQRSVPIHHRAPRKNPRTHTCRIQSRSEDSASQIPLVRKPSQTSERKYPYRQPGEKAYSSGKERPSRSLPKPKVVVTPEMRPQPASGTELASGMAKDQSSAAQGRTSLKNVYIQTAGGSTSPPGSAAGKTGKQSAKGSAEPAAKTQKDTVKGGKAGMMRKEYSKKVWDALVGDVNESRSSKAQATPSKYAKKPDSASKDAATKRSGPKAFTKKDMSSKLKGSQEAGASGTPKKVVVTSKDLPSKPTASTKVASTSSTAKSSPPSKEANPPVTGPDRSGQTKESTQDKKEKPSLEASQKGAIVPKAGPSGDQTAKSAPTKISQATKGVDVKGETPIMRTTALSPRRADMQSTEKNSLKETAPLLSKIPRPVQDTTVKRKDPTMRTTALSPRRTGIRATDKPVKQTSLLPTKIPQPTQGNAVRRKVPTMGTEALSPRCTDIQATDKSVKQTSLSPMKIQQPSKDTAVKRNTPVMDRTPVSQWHTGASQGVPPKSEPMKTIQSAKDSADRPRTPRMESTAQTAGPPIVQTGPTAEPPNAEQSSEPDTSEHQRPYGWVSSGIKKYNDDERARLDAEVNHYWGSKFSRDREKPWWNIEDPEERERARLRQDRSHTNIRRAESSGREPGATSASYKPPDIEKQVKYDVDRSPVMLPGHFGASTGSQSRPSMPGTGLVPKKLDIEVFDSSVDSEDEIDLDKPVSVEDLKDDKYWKALEKKAYTVVKKSMEQLETVEECSAKDETPVQEASSTLKKPSKFSQMFQSRKEKERKREREARERAMEEAGKGEETFPHKSDPPTAKPFYGPPLPPEMQKNTPEKKKKDLTKNGHQGKPTLAASKEKEEKPTKSEPMKTVQSAKDADDRPRTPRMESTAQTAGPPIVQTGLTAEPPNAEQSSEPDTSEHQRPYSWVSSGIKKYNDDERARLDAEVNYYWGSKFSRDREKPWWNIEDPEERERARLRQDRSHTNIRRAESSGRELGATSASYKPPGIEKQVKYDVDRSPVMLPGHFGASTGVRSRPSMPGTGLVPKKLDMEVFDSSEDSEDEIDLDKPVSAEDLKDDEYWKALEKKAYTMVKKSMEQLETVEECSAKDETPVQEASSTVKKPFKFSQMFQSRKEKERKREREARERAMEEAGKGEETFPHKSDPPTEKTFYGPPLPPEMQKNTSEKKKKDLSSRGHQGKPTLAASKAKEEEPSTSKKSGGTLTPTKLVRKMKVGVNKVKNSIESKLSGEESDSMSNDLST from the coding sequence aTGTATACTGTAGAAGATAAGTTAGATGTTAGTGCTAGTAGTTCTAGCAGTAGTGCTGGGATAGGTCCCACACTTAGCGTTGCGCGTCCCTCCCCTGCGCAGTCGAACACCGATGTATCAAAATATGCAGAGGAACTGATCAAAGACCCAACAGTCCTCCGCAGTGCGACTAGCATCAGCAAGATGTTCAAAGGTGGCTCCAAAAACAACGTCACCACCATTTTTGCGAAAAACCTAATCGAATCCGCCACTTCAGACCTGCAGATTGAAATCGAATCTTGCTCGTCTATGTCGAGCGGCAGCTGTGAGTCAGGTGTGGACATGATGGACTCTGTTCTTAATATAACCGGACTCATCCAAGCCGAGAAGACCCGAATCAAGGGCGAGTGCTCAAGGGAAGACCTCGGTCTCCTCTCGCAGATCACGAAGTTTAAGCCGATCTCTCGCGAAACGACCGAGACCCACCAGAGGGGGAGCACACACGAGCTCGTGCACAGGCGCGACTCCAAGGGTGCAGCAACAGAGCATCTCCACAAAAGCCAGTCGATAACTACGATGGCCGATGTGAGACAGGGGAAGATCCGAACAGCGTCTGGGAAGACGCTTCGGATCAGATGCTCCAAGACGAACGAAATCCTCCGCCAGAAGATGATTTATAACGCCAGACAGGAGTTGGCCCCTCCGAAAAAGAAGAAGTTCAAAACGATCGCTAAGGCGGTCGCCTGGACCGTGAGAAACAGATTGGCGTTCATGaagggcgatgcccccaaaacCAAGGAACAGGAGGACGAGGAgaagatacagaagctggcaaAGATATTCACCACAAACGTCATCAAAGGCGCAGTCAAGAAGTATGAGTTGGAAGAAAGGCAGGAGGCCATAAGACAAGAAAGGCGTCGTCGAGCCAACCGCAGAAAATTCACAACCaccccaaacttctttggcgAGCTGGAGGACTTTCCTGACCCTAGGCCGTGGGTTAAGAAGTTCGATAAGAACCACAACCCGAACAACAAGGCGCTGACATACTGGGTCCGAGAGATCCAAAGGCAGGAAAAGGAGCACGAGTTAGGCCCGCCCCCACCCGGCCTGGACCTGCCCTGCAGCAACCTCTCCCTAAGGCACTCCAAACACTCTGACCTCAAGTTGGCATGTCATGCGGAGACCGAAGAGGACGAACCTACCTTCAGCGGGCGAAAGAATTCAAGCATTTACTTCGCAGGCATCACTAAGATTGGTGACTCAGACGATCCGCAAGTCCACGAAGAAGATAAGCTTGGTATGGCTGTTGGAGGGGCACCAGCTGAGAAAGAGGCACCTGGTGCAAGCCTCACACCTAAGCCCCTACTGAAGCCCTCGGAAAAGACGGACTCCCCGCAAACAGGGAACGCGAGCAAGCCAGATTATCTTGGCGGGAAATCTGGCGGCTCTAACGTCACCCGAGAGGCAAAGGGAGCTGGTATGACAGGGCTCTTCCCGGCAAACAATGTCCCCTCCGGAAAGAAGTCTCCTCAATCAGGCGGAATCCTTAAGGTGAAGGACGACAAGAAAAAAGGTGTAATGAGTTCTGTCCAGAAGGACCAGGGTAGTGAGATGTCCCCTGCGCTCACCAATGAGACACGTACACAAGCCAGGAAGTCCTCAAGCCTGGACGCAGACGCTCTCGGCTCGTCCACCGTTGATGAGCCCGTGCCCATCTGGACAAAGGCCCCTAAGGAGAAAAAGTCGTGGACCACTCAAGACAAACCACGAGACATGACCGACCCTAGAGTCGATGCCCCTTATATGTTGCGCTCTTTGACCGAAGTCCGGCCAGATAAAAGCGTGGAAGGGATGGAAGAGCCTCCCCCTGCACCAAGAAGTTCCGAGTGCCTCATTAAGGGCATGGAAGGCCTGGCGTCTGCATCTGGGTCCTCTGGGGGGACACCTGAGACAGAGCCTGCCCAAACCAAGAGAGGTGCTAGAGTCAGATCCACGGCTGTGGCAGACTCAGTTGTATCCTACGGTGCAGAGGCCAGAGTCAAGATAGCCGTTCAGAAAATAACGGTTTCCGTGACTGAGGGACTGATGGCAAACAACCGTTCCCTCCGCATTCTGAACCGCGCTGTCTCGATCATCAACCCCGTGGTGGTAGCGACAGAGGCAGAGCTCTTTAACCCAACACTTCTTGGCGAACTGGTCCATCAAGTTAACCAGACGTACAGCACGATGGAGGCAGCCACACTGGGGCTTACAATGTTCTTTGTTGAAATCTTGTCGGGTGTCCTGGCAAGAGCAGCAAACTTGATGCCTCTCATAGGCGCCACAGAAGAAGGCGGCCTGCCTGTACTCCCCTCAAACGCTCCTGTCGACAGGACAGACACGGCAGCGTCGACTGGAAACCGCCTGTTGGCGATCAGAGTTTCCCCACCGCCCTCTGTGTCTGGCATGGATGATCAAAACGCTACAGACGCACAGCCACGCAGTGAAAGGCAGACGACCAAACTGTCCAAGGGACGTTATCCAGTCCGGGAACAATCGCCAGGAATAAAGAATATGATGCCGACAGCTAGTATGCCACGAAAAGCAAGCATTCCCTGTATGAAAAGAGACCCATTAAGGCCCCACACTGCGGCGGAGAGTGGAAAGTCAGAGAAGCCAGGCAGCAAACAAGGGGCTAAGGTGGAGTCTGACAAAAAACGCTCTCCTCCAAAGTCACAGAAATCTGACGGGCATGAAGAGCCAGAAGGCACAATCTGGAAAGTGCCAGACCGTCGAAGGCGCTCTAGTCTCCACCCAGAAGTGGTCGAAGACCTAAAGAACACGCTCCAACATCGCGGGGAAGATCGTCAGGAAAAGAAACAGACCCTGCACTTCAACTCTCAGTCGAGTGCCATGTCACAGAAGAGCACTGTGACCAAATACGGGAAAGGCAAGAAGAAAGACACTACTTCTCTGGAGTCTAGTCAGGCGGTGAGGAAGACAGCACTTGCGTTCACCCCTCCGCCTCCTCCTCCCCCACTGCCAGGCTGTCTCCCAGGAGGCAGTGCGCCAGCACAGGCCACTCCTGTTGTATACACGACACAAACGGCAGAGGTGGGACAGCGCGCCACCGTCAGCTCCCGGGAGCAAGATGGCACAGAGATCTCTACGGAGACTGCTACAATGGCAACCATGGTGGAGGCCCAGTTCGCTGCACCGCCGGCAGCTCCCCCTCTTCCTCCCCCTGACTACTATCTGTCGGGCGGCGACAAGTCGGACGACAAGACACCGAAGGCACAGGCACTGCTGCAGGAAGCTGCAATGGTGTACGTTCCGCCGCAGTTCTTGGCTCGGTTTCAGAGCAAGGAATTCAGACACGTAGAGTTCCACCCCTCCCCACGAAGCAGCGTCACCAGCAGTGTGGCGGGAAGTGATGTCGGCAGTGTACGATCTTCCCGCGCAACTTCGCCCACAGGCACCCCTCGAAGCTCTAGTCCTGTTGGCAGGGACCACACAAGCCAAGGGGTCCAAAGCACGGCCCTTGCATCAGCCTTGCGTGATGTTGCAGAGAGCAGGGATACAGCACATGGCATGATGCAAACTCAAAGGGACAGTCTTGCCTTCCGACTGCAGTCCCAGGCGACGCAGCTGAAGCACTCCACCACCGTGAGGAGAAAGACGTCTACAGGGGAGACGGAAGACACGGCCGAGGCATCATACATGGTCGCCACAGTTCAGACCAACAGAATCCCGTCACCGCCGCCCCTGCCGTCCTTTGGCCTGGGTTTATTATCTGCACACCCAGTGTCGGCCATGCCTCCTCTATCACCGGTGACGCTGGGCCAAGTCTTGCATAATGCAATAGGAAGAAGGGACCACGCGGTGCCCGGGCATATGCAGTCCGGCTCACCTGGAAACGACAGCTTGTCCTTCCGGCTTCAGTCCCAGGCAACCAAGCTGAAACACTCCACCACTGTGAGGAGGAAGACGTCTACAGGGGAGACTGAGGATACAGCAGAGGCATCGCAAGTGGTCGCGGCTGTCCAGGCTGAGCATATCCCAACGCCGTCGCTGCCGGCTTTTGGTCTCGGTGCACATGCTCAGATAACGCCACCGGCTGAACTGGCAATTCCCGGTTCTGTGCCAACTATGGGTCTGCTGTCACACCGCCCTACCGCACCTGGCTTGCCTATGCCACAGCTTGGTGGACTGACTGGTCCCAGCCTTTCTGGAGGCACAGCCATGCACCACACATCTACGTCAGCCAAGGTGACACAAAAGACGAGTGTCAAAAAGGGTGACGAAACTGTGGAAAACGTTGCAGAAGCCAGCCAAGCCATGGCAACTACGGAAGTTGCGCAGATCCCTCCGCCGCCGCCGCTCCCAACTCCGGAACAGCTGAGACGGCCGAGTCTTCCACGAGCCACACCACACCTGATGGTGCATGGGGCAGGATTCGGACGAGTCCCCTCGCCCCCGACTTTGCCGCCAATGGACCTACTGATGGCCGGAATCTCAGGGGGATTCGGACGAGTCCCCTCGCCCCCGGCTTTGCCGCCTATGGACCTACTAATGGCCGGAATCTCAGGTGGATTCGGACGAGTCCCCTCGCCTCCGGCTTTGCCGCCTATGGAGCTACTGATGGCCGGAATCTCAGGTGGATTCGGACGGCCTCAGCCAAACATGGCTCTACAGTTAGCAGGACCATCGGTTCTGACAGTGCCTCATCCCTCGCTTTTGTCTCATGGCCATGGACAAGGCGGTGGTACGTTTATGAGGAGCACTACTGCTTCCAACAAAATGACGCACAAGACTAAGGTCACAAAGGGCGATGAAACGGTAGAAAATGTGGCAGAGGCCAGCAATACCGTTGGTACAATGGAGGTTGGCCATATCCCTGAACCGCCACCACTCCCAACGCCAGAGCAGCTGAGGCGCCCAAGTCTTCCACCTGCTGCGCCACAGCTTAACATGCCGCTACAAATGGCAGGACCTTCAGCTCTGGCAACCCCAAAGTACCCACCTTCTTTGATGTCTCCAGGCCAGGGACACGGCGGTGGTACTTTTATGCGGAGCACTACTGCCTCCAACAAAATGACGCACAAGACTAAGGTCACGAAGGGAGatgaaatggtagaaaatgtgGCAGAGGCCAGCGAAACCGTGGGTACAAAGGAGTTTGGCCATATCCCTGAGCCGCCACCACTCCCAACCCCAGAGCAGCTGAGGCGCCCAAGTCTTCCACAAGCCACGCCAAACCTAATGATGAATGGGGCAGGATTCGGACGAGTCCCCTCGCCCCCGGCTTTACCGCCTATGGACCTACTGATGGCCGGAATCTCAGGGGGATTCGGACGAGTCCCCTCGCCCCCGGCTTTGCCGCCTATGGAGCTACTGATGGCCGGAATCTCAGGTGGATTCGGACGAGTCCCCTCGCCCCCGGCTTTACCGCCTATGGAGCTACTGATGGCCGGAATCTCAGGTGGATTCGGACGGCCTCAGCCAAACATGGCTCTACAGTTAGCAGGACCATCGGCTCTGTCAGTGCCTCAGCCCTCACTTTTGTCCCATGGGCATGGACAAGGCGGTGGTACGTTTATGAGGAGTACTACTGCTTCCAACAAAATGACGCACAAGACTAAGgtcacaaagggcaatgaaaCGGTAGAAAATGTGGCAGAGGCCAGCAATACCGTTGGTACAATGGAGGTTGGCCATATCCCTGAACCACCACCACTCCCAACTCCAGAGCAGCTGAGGCGCCCAAGTCTTCCACCTGCGGCGCCACAGCTTAACATGGCGCTTCAAATGGCAGGACCTTCAGCTCTAGCAACCCCTCAGTACCCGCCTTCTTTGATGTGTCCAGGCCAGGGACAAGGTGGTGGTGCGTTTATGAGGAGTACTACTGCTTCCAACAAAATGACGCACAAGACTAAGGTCACAAAGGGAGATGAATCAGTAGAAGATGTGGCAGAGGCCAGCGAGACCGTGGGTACAATGGAATTTGGCCATATCCCTGAGCCGCCACCGCTCCCAACCCCAGAGCAGCTGAGGCGCCCAAGTCTTTCACGAGCCACACCACACCTAATGATGCAtggggcaggattcgaactagTCCCTTCGCCCCCGGCTTTGCCGCCTATGGAGCTACTGATGGCCGGAATAACAGATATATCCGGACGGGTTCCGTCTCCTCCTGCGCTGCCGACGATGGAGTTTCTGATGTCTGAAATCAGATATACATCTAGACAAGTCCCCAATCCTCCTGCTTTACCAACAATGGAGTTTCTGATGTCCGGAATCTCAGGATTCCCGGAGCGAGATGCCTCCCAGGCGTCGCCGCGGCCACTTTTGGATCTGGTCGGCTCCGGGGCCATGCAGCCGGTACCAGATCCAAACCGACAGTACACCGTCATGTCGATGTACGCCGCGCAGGAATCCACCTTGTCTCAGAAGAGAACCGTCACCCATCGTGACGAGGGCACAGAACACAGCACGGCAGAGGAGTTCAGCATCGGGACAAAAGCAGCCGTGCTGCACACTAACATCCCGGAACCACCTCTACTGCCAAGGCTTACTGAGTATTTTGTCCAAAAGCCTTATGACCATCCCCAGGACACGTTTAAACACCAGATAACACAGACAGTAGACAGGTTCTTTCGTCGAAGGGAATTGTCCATAAAGCTCCATCAGGACAAGGAGGATGTCACAGATTTTCTCCTCGGGCTCGAGGAAGACAAGTCACAGATTTCGCCGGAGAAACTCGAGGAGGTGAGAGCAGAGGCAAATGAAGAGCTCGCGATAATAAACACCAGTATCTCCGAACTGCtgatgacgacatcattaatGAATGTGGTCGAAGACTCAGGGTCCCAGTGCTCTGAAGAATCACTAGAGCCAGGCGTGGTAGTGTCGGCTGATGACTACCAGACGGCTACAGAGTGGATAAAATCGGACAGTAAATTGACCATCAATCTGGAACGCCCATTCTTGCATGAGCTGCAAGGGGCAGAACAACACCAACTCTCACTTTGCAACCACACTGACCACGGTGAAAGCGCTTGGTACCAGTGCGACAACAACTACCAGGTTGTGCATGGGGAGGATACCCCCTGCTGCATGATAGACCACGCCCACCACTGGACGTACGAGCCCACCAGATTCAAGTGCGGGAGTTGCAACGAGCCCCTGCTTATAAAATACCATATAGAAACTGACAGTGAGGATGACGACGAGAAGGATGAGGGGCACAAAAAAGTCCCCGTGCCTATATGCAACACCAAAAAGCACGGCCATGAGCATACATGGACGTACCGCGCCATAAGAATGACATGCAAACAATGCCATGTGACGATGGTGATGAAAATGCACCTAGAGAGTGACGACGAAGATAAAGTACCCGTTCAGAGGTCGGTTCCAATCCACCATAGGGCACCGCGGAAAAATCCCCGCACCCACACCTGTAGGATACAGTCCCGTTCGGAAGACAGCGCCTCACAGATTCCACTGGTCCGGAAACCAAGTCAAACCAGCGAAAGGAAGTATCCGTACAGACAGCCAGGCGAGAAAGCCTATTCCAGCGGCAAAGAAAGGCCCTCACGGAGCCTGCCCAAACCAAAGGTTGTCGTGACTCCAGAGATGCGGCCTCAGCCAGCGTCTGGGACGGAGTTGGCATCAGGAATGGCGAAGGATCAGTCGTCCGCAGCCCAGGGTCGAACTTCCCTAAAAAACGTGTACATACAGACAGCAGGTGGTTCAACAAGTCCACCTGGATCTGCGGCTGGAAAAACTGGCAAGCAGTCAGCGAAGGGCTCGGCTGAGCCAGCAGCTAAAACACAGAAGGACACTGTGAAGGGCGGAAAGGCAGGTATGATGCGCAAAGAGTATTCCAAGAAAGTTTGGGACGCCCTTGTTGGCGACGTCAATGAAAGCAGAAGCTCCAAGGCGCAAGCCACCCCGTCCAAGTATGCTAAAAAGCCTGATTCAGCATCTAAGGATGCTGCAACAAAGAGGTCCGGTCCCAAAGCTTTCACTAAAAAGGACATGTCATCCAAATTAAAGGGGTCACAAGAAGCAGGAGCCTCGGGCACTCCTAAGAAGGTCGTGGTAACGTCCAAGGACTTACCTTCTAAACCCACGGCATCCAccaaagtagcaagtacatcgaGCACCGCCAAATCTTCACCACCTTCTAAGGAAGCAAATCCTCCAGTCACAGGTCCGGACAGATCTGGACAGACAAAAGAGTCCACACAGGACAAGAAAGAAAAGCCAAGTCTTGAAGCTTCACAGAAAGGAGCAATCGTGCCGAAAGCTGGACCGTCCGGAGACCAGACCGCAAAATCAGCGCCTACAAAAATCTCGCAAGCGACAAAAGGCGTAGATGTTAAGGGGGAAACTCCCATTATGAGGACTACTGCACTGTCGCCAAGGCGTGCAGACATGCAATCAACGGAAAAGAACTCTCTCAAAGAAACAGCGCCTTTGCTCTCGAAAATTCCACGACCGGTTCAAGACACGACTGTTAAACGAAAAGATCCCACGATGAGGACAACAGCATTGTCACCAAGGCGCACAGGCATACGGGCAACAGACAAACCTGTCAAACAGACCTCACTATTGCCTACGAAGATTCCGCAACCAACTCAAGGCAATGCTGTTAGGCGGAAAGTTCCCACGATGGGGACGGAAGCATTGTCACCAAGGTGCACAGACATACAGGCAACAGACAAATCTGTCAAACAGACCTCACTATCCCCGATGAAGATTCAACAACCGTCTAAAGACACTGCTGTTAAGCGGAACACCCCCGTGATGGACAGGACTCCAGTGTCACAATGGCACACAGGAGCGTCTCAAGGAGTCCCACCCAAATCTGAGCCCATGAAGACTATACAGTCAGCCAAGGACTCTGCCGACAGGCCAAGGACTCCCCGTATGGAGTCAACAGCACAGACGGCTGGACCGCCAATAGTCCAGACCGGACCTACAGCAGAACCTCCAAACGCTGAACAATCCTCCGAGCCAGACACTTCTGAGCATCAGCGTCCATACGGCTGGGTGTCGTCTGGCATAAAGAAGTATAATGATGACGAAAGGGCACGGCTGGATGCGGAGGTTAACCACTACTGGGGTAGCAAGTTCTCCAGAGATCGTGAAAAGCCATGGTGGAATATTGAGGATCCAGAAGAACGTGAGAGAGCACGGCTTCGCCAGGACCGGTCTCACACAAACATCCGGCGGGCTGAATCGTCAGGCAGGGAGCCCGGTGCAACCTCTGCCTCCTACAAGCCACCTGACATCGAGAAACAAGTGAAGTATGATGTCGACCGATCACCGGTGATGTTACCCGGTCACTTCGGGGCGTCAACGGGCTCCCAGTCCAGACCGAGCATGCCGGGCACGGGCTTAGTACCGAAGAAACTGGACATAGAAGTCTTCGACTCGTCAGTAGATAGCGAAGATGAGATAGACTTGGACAAACCCGTCTCAGTGGAGGATCTGAAAGATGACAAGTATTGGAAAGCCTTGGAGAAGAAGGCGTACACCGTGGTGAAGAAAAGTATGGAACAACTGGAGACTGTAGAGGAGTGCTCTGCCAAGGACGAGACACCGGTGCAGGAAGCTTCGTCGACACTGAAGAAACCTTCCAAGTTCTCTCAAATGTTCCAGTCAAGGAAAGAAAAGGAGAGGAAAAGAGAGAGGGAGGCCAGAGAAAGGGCCATGGAGGAAGCGGGAAAGGGGGAAGAGACGTTCCCGCACAAGTCAGACCCCCCGACCGCAAAACCGTTCTATGGTCCACCGCTTCCCCCGGAGATGCAGAAAAATACTccggagaagaagaaaaaggactTGACAAAAAATGGGCACCAGGGGAAGCCTACACTGGCTGCTAGtaaagaaaaagaggaaaaacCAACCAAATCTGAGCCCATGAAGACTGTACAGTCAGCCAAGGACGCTGACGACAGGCCAAGGACTCCCCGTATGGAGTCAACAGCACAGACGGCTGGACCGCCAATAGTCCAGACCGGACTTACAGCAGAACCTCCAAACGCTGAACAATCCTCCGAGCCAGACACTTCTGAGCATCAGCGTCCATACAGCTGGGTGTCGTCGGGGATAAAGAAGTATAATGATGACGAAAGGGCACGGCTGGATGCGGAGGTTAACTACTACTGGGGTAGCAAGTTCTCCAGAGATCGTGAAAAGCCATGGTGGAATATTGAGGATCCAGAAGAACGTGAGAGAGCACGGCTTCGCCAGGACCGGTCTCACACAAACATCCGGCGGGCTGAATCGTCAGGCAGGGAGCTTGGTGCGACCTCTGCCTCCTACAAGCCACCTGGCATCGAGAAACAAGTGAAGTATGATGTCGACCGATCACCGGTGATGTTACCCGGTCACTTCGGGGCGTCAACGGGCGTCCGGTCCAGACCGAGCATGCCGGGCACGGGCTTAGTACCGAAGAAACTGGACATGGAAGTCTTCGACTCGTCAGAAGACAGCGAAGATGAGATAGACTTGGACAAACCCGTCTCAGCGGAGGATCTGAAAGACGACGAATATTGGAAAGCCTTGGAGAAGAAGGCGTACACCATGGTGAAGAAAAGTATGGAACAACTGGAGACTGTAGAGGAGTGCTCTGCCAAGGACGAGACACCGGTGCAGGAAGCTTCGTCGACAGTGAAAAAACCTTTCAAGTTCTCTCAAATGTTCCAGTCAAGGAAAGAAAAGGAgaggaaaagagagagagaggccaGAGAAAGGGCCATGGAGGAAGCGGGAAAGGGGGAAGAGACGTTCCCGCACAAGTCGGACCCCCCGACCGAAAAAACGTTCTATGGTCCACCGCTTCCCCCGGAGATGCAGAAAAATACTtcggagaagaagaaaaaggactTGTCAAGCCGGGGGCACCAGGGGAAGCCTACGCTGGCTGCTAGTAAAGCAAAAGAGGAAGAACCAAGCACTTCTAAGAAATCTGGCGGCACACTCACCCCAACTAAGCTTGTCCGCAAAATGAAGGTTGGCGTCAATAAGGTCAAAAATTCGATTGAATCTAAGCTATCAGGAGAAGAGAGCGACTCAATGTCGAATGATTTGTCGACATAA